Within Methyloversatilis discipulorum, the genomic segment GGCCGCGCTCGAACCGACGCCGCTGGCGGTCGGCGTGGCGATCGAGGACGGTCGCCTCGACGACCTGCAGCCGCAGCCGCACGACCTGCCGATGGACTGGATCGTCACCGAAGCCGACACCTTCCCGTCGCGCCGCTGAGCGGCCGGGCAGCGCGCCGCCGGCCGTCTATGCTGGAAGCAGTCCCGACCTGATCGCGCGCCTGCCTGCAGCGGGGGTGCGTGCCTGCAAGGCCCTGCACGGAGGAGGACGGCATGAAACGCATCTATTTCCTGGTACCCGGCATCGAAACGGCGCGCACCGTGGTGAACGACATGCTGGTCGCGCGCATTCCCGAGAAGCACATCCACATCCTGGCGCGGCGCGGGACGCCGCTGGAGGAGTTGCCGGAGGCGACCATGCTGCAGAAATCGGACTTTTCGCCGGCCGTGCAGCGCGGGCTGGCCATGGGCGGCAGCGTCGGCATACTGGGTGGGCTGATCGGGCTGGCGCTGTCGCCCGGCGCTGCGGTCATCGCCGGCGGAATCCTGCTCGCGTCGGGTCTGGGCGGCGCCGGTGCCGGCGCCTGGGTTGGCGGCATGGTCGGGCTGACCGCAGGCAACACGCACCTGAAGGCCTTCGAAGAGGCGATCGAACAGGGCCAGATGCTGGTCATGCTCGACGTACCGCGCGCACGGGTCGACGAAATCACCGAACGGGTGCGCGCCCTGCATCCGCAGGTGCAGCCGCACGGCGCCGACCCGGACATTCCGGTGTTTCCGTAGGCGAAAAAAAACCGGGCCGCATGGCCCGGTTCGCTGCGTCGTGCGGACGCTTACTTCTCCATCACCTTCTTCAGGTTTTCCAGACCGCTCTTGTACACGCCGGTCACCGCGGTCAGCGCGGCTTCGTCGTCCTCACCCTTCGGGGGGTCGTTGTTCATGTACTTGCGGTAGAAGGCGCCGCGCCATTCGACCACCGAGGTGCCGCCGTCGCCGGCCTTCACCGTGATGTTGGAGCTGTAGTTGGTCACCGGCAGTGCGCCACCATCCTTCGCGCGATAGGAGAACTTCTTGGCCGCCGGGTCGATGGACTCGAGCGTCTCGACCAGTTCGCCGCCGCCCTTGAGCTTCAGCGTACGCACCGAGCCGACGTTGCTGCCGTTGGTGGCGGTGCTGCTCTCGACCGCCGGATGCCAGCCCTGCAGCTGGGTGAAATCGCTCACCTTGGCCCACACCGCATCCGGGCTGGCCTTGATGGTGATGGTTTCGAACGCCTTCTGGCGGGTCGGGCCGTGCGCGTGGGCGAACGATGCCGCCAGCGACGCGGCCAGCATCATGACGAATGCCGATACAAAACGCATGGGTTGAATCTCCTCGTTGTCAGAATGGTTGGGTTGAAAAGTCGGCGACGAAAAAAGGCGGTGAAGATAGCGGCAAGTACGGTGGCGATCAACGTGCCGCCGCAGGCTTGTGCATGAAGCGCCCGAATCCGCGCGGGTTGCGCCCGAGTTCGATGCTGCCCAGCGACTGTCCGGTCCGCGCGTCGTACACGCCGACCAGATCGTCCATCCAGCTCACGACCAGCAGTTTAGTGCCGGCCACCGCGACGCCCTCGGGATAAACGACCGAAGGCCAGGTCGCGATGACGCGCCGTTCAGCGGTGTCAATGACCGACACGCTGTCGCCCTTCTGGTTGGTCACGTAAGCGCGCGCGCCGTCGTCCGAGAAAGCGATGCCGTACGGCGCCTTGCCGACCGGCAGTGTAGCGACCGTGCGTGACTGTGTGAGGTCGACCACCGACACGTCGTCGCTCCACACGTTCAGCGCGTACAGCGTGCGGCCGTCGGCCGACAGTTCGAGCGCGAACGGATGCTTGCCGACGGCAATGACGGCGGTCTGCTTCATCGCGTCGAGGTCGAGCACACCGACCGCATTGTCGTCGCGGTTGGCGACGTAGGCAGTGCGGCTGTCCGGCGACGCGACCAGCCCGGCCGGCGCATTGCCGACCGCGATCTCGCCGAGCGCAGCGTGGCTCGCCGCGTCGAACACCAGCACGCGGTGCGAGAACCAGTCGGCCACCAGCACGCGACGGCCGTCCGGCGTGACGGTGATGCCGACCGGGCTGCGACCGGCCTTCATTTCACCGACCACCGCGCGGCTTGCGAGGTCGATCACCGTGATCGTGGCACTGTCCGGCGCGCTGACGAAAGCCTTGCCGGCCGCCTCGCTGACCCAGACCCCGGCCGGCGACTTGCCAGCTGGCAGCCGGGCGATGATGGTCGAGGCATCGACATCGACCACCGTCACTTCGTGCGAGCCCTGGTTCGTGATGTAGGCCAGCGGCCCGGCCGAAGCACAGGTCGCGGCGGCGCACAGCGCCAGCAGGACAGCGAAGCGCCTCATCCGAGGAAGAGCTTGTATGCCGGATTCGCGGTTTCCTCGCGCCAGGAATAGCCCAGCGTATCGAGGAAGCGCTGCAGCGCCTCGGCATCGCCCGGCGGCACCTGCATGCCGACCAACACGCGGCCGTAGTCGGCGCCGTGGTTGCGGTAGTGGAACAGGCTGATGTTCCAGTCGCGGCTCATCGAGTCGAGGAATTTCATCAGCGCGCCCGGACGTTCCGGGAATTCGAAGCGGAACACCTGTTCGTGGCCGACCGCCGGGCTGCGGCCGCCGACCATGTAGCGCACGTGCAGTTTGGCCATTTCGTCGTCGGTCAGGTCGAGCGCCGGATAGCCGTTGGCATCGAGATGACGCACCAGTTCGGCCGCCTCGTCACGCCCCGACACCTGCACACCGACGAAGGCGTGCGCCTCGCTGGCGTCCTTGTAGCGGTAATTCAGTTCGGTGATGTTGCGCCGGCCGAACAGCGACACCAGCTCGCGGTATGCGCCCGGACGCTCCGGCAGCGTCACCGCCAGCACCGCTTCGCGCGACTCGCCGATCTCGGCGCGTTCGGCAACGAAGCGCAGGCGGTCGAAATTCATGTTGGCACCGCTGGCCACGGCGACCAGGGTCTTGCCCTTGACGTTGTTGCGCGCCGCCCAGGCCTTGGCACCGGCCACTGCCAGCGCGCCGGCCGGCTCCAGAATCGAGCGGGTGTCCTCGAACACGTCCTTGATCGCGGCGCAGATGGCGTCGGTATCGACCAGCACCATTTCGTCGACGTACTGCTGCGCCAGGCGGAAGGTTTCCTCGCCGACCAGCTTGACCGCGGCGCCGTCAGCGAACAGCCCGACGCTGTCCAGCTGTATGCGCTTGCCCGCCTTCAGCGACTGCGCCATCGCGTCGGCGTCCGACGCCTCGACGCCGATGATGCGGGTGTTCGGGCGCAGCCGCTTGATGTAGGCCGCGACACCGGCGATCAGCCCGCCGCCGCCGACGCAGCAGAACACGGCGTCGATCGGCTTTGGATGCTGGCGCAGGATTTCGACGCCTATCGTGCCCTGGCCGGCGATCACGTCCGGATCGTCGAAGGGATGCACGAAGGTGAGGCCCTGTTCGGCTTCCAGCTTGCGTGCGTGGGCGTAGGCCTCGTCGTAGGACTCGCCGGCCAGCACCACCTCGCCGCCGCGCGCCGCGACCGCATCGACCTTGATGCGCGGCGTCGTGGTCGGCATCACGATGACTGCACGGCAGCCCACCTTGGCCGCCGACAGCGCCACGCCCTGGGCGTGGTTGCCGGCCGAGGCGCAGATGACGCCACGCGCCCGCGCCTCGTCCGACAGCTGGGCGATCTTGTTGTAGGCGCCGCGCAGCTTGAACGAGAACACCGGCTGCATGTCCTCGCGCTTGAACAGCACGGTGTTGCCGATGCGCCGCGACAGGTTCGGTGCGGCGTCGAGCGGCGTTTCGACCGCGACGTCGTACACTTGCGCGTTGAGGATTCTTTCGAGGTAGTCGGTTTGCATGATGAGCACACAGCGCAGCCCGCACCGGCGCCGGAATGGCCGATGCGCAAGCCCGCAAGCCTAGCAGCGCGCAGCGGCCGGGAGCAAATCGCGCCCGCCATGGACGCGCGCTGAGCATGGATTTCATGCCCGGCGCCGAAGCCAGCCTGGCCGGGCTGGCGCTGGCCAGCTTCCTGTCGGCCACCGTGCTGCCGGGCGGCTCGGAGGCGGCGCTGCTGGCCGTACTCGCCACCCACCCGGAACAGCGCGACGCGGCGCTGCTGCTGGCCACCGCCGGAAACACGGCTGGCGGCATGGTGAGCTATGCCATGGGCCGCTTCATCCCGCGCAAGGAACTGCCGGGCCGGCTGGCGCTGGTACAGAAGCACGGCACGACGGCGCTGCTGCTGTCCTGGGTGCCGCTGATCGGCGACGCGCTGTGCATCGCCGCCGGCTGGCTGCGCCTGCCGCCGCTGCGCAGCGGCGTCATGATGGCGATCGGCAAGGGCGCACGCTATCTCGCCATTGCCGGACTGATGGCATGAAGACCAGCCATCACGCCACCCACCTCGCCCGCCACCTCGCGCTGCTGTGGGCACTGCTGATCGCCTACGCCAGTCTGCATCCGCTGAGCGACTTCCGCGAGGGGGGCGGCGATCTGCTCGGCTTCCTGAGCGCGCCGTGGCCGCGCTACTGGACGCGTTTCGACGTGATCGCCAATGCGCTCGGCTACCTGCCGCTGGGCTTCCTGCTGGTGCCGGCCGCGTCGCCCTGGTTGCGCCGCGTGCCGGCGCTGTTCGTCGCCTGCCTGCTGGCGACCGGACTGTCCATCGGGCTGGAGGTGCTGCAGCACTATCTGCCGACCCGCGTGCCGTCCAATCTCGACGTGGCTTCGAATGCCCTGGGCGCCGCCTGCGGCGCACTGCTCGGTGCGCGCTGGGGTGGCATGCTGGGCGACGGCGGCGCGCTGGCGCGCTGGCGCGCGCGCCGCATCGTGCGCGGCCACACCGGCGAATTCGCGCTGGTGCTGCTGGTGCTGTGGTGGCTGGCGCAGATCGATCCGGACACGCCCTTGTTCGGTCTCGGCGACCTGCGCTGGGTGTTCGGCCTCGAAGCACCGGTCGATTTCACCGCGCGGCGCTACCGCGCGGTCGAGATCGGTGCCTGCATCTGCGCCATGGTGAGCGTCGGCGTGATCGGCTGGCACAGCATGCGCGCGCGCAGCTTCTGGCTGCTCGGCTCGACTTTCGTCGTCGCGCTGGCGATCAAGGCTGGCTCCGGCGCCGTGCTGGTGCCGGCCGGCGGTGCCTGGCTGTGGGCCACACCGGGCGCGCTGGCCGGGCTGGCGGGCGGCGCCATCGCGCTGCGCGTCGCGCTGTGGCTGCCGGTCACGCTGCGCTTCGGCGCAGCCGCACTGGCCCTGCTGGCCGGCGTGGCGCTGGTGAATCTGGCGCCGGACAACCCCTACCCGTCGGCGGTGTCCGATGCCTGGCGGGCCGGGCACTTTTTCAATTTCAGCGGTCTGACCCGACTGGCGTCCGCGCTGTGGCCGTATTTCGCGCTGCCTTACCTGATGGCGCTGCAACTGCGCGAAAGCCGCGGCCGCCATGCCGCCCACGATCACCGATAATCACGTCTTTGTCCGAACCCGAACCTCGCATGAGCCACTTCAAGCACCACGTATTCTTCTGCTGCAACCAGCGCGCCGAAGGCGAGCAATGCTGTGCCGCGCTGGGCGCCGCCGCGCTGCGCGACTACGCGAAGCAGCGCGTCAAGGCACTGGGCCTGTCCGGCGAAGGCAAGACCCGGGTCAACATGGCCGGCTGTCTGGACCGCTGCGGCGAAGGTCCGGTCATGGTGATCTACCCGGAAGCGGTCTGGTACACCTATGTGGACCGCGAGGACATCGACGAAATCATCGACGAGCACCTGGTGCACGGCCGCGTCGTCGAACGGCTGAAGGTCTGATGAATACGCGCATCCAGTCGGAACGCACGGTGATCGCCGGCCCGGTCGGCGGCATCGAGGTGCTGGCCGAACGCCCTGACCACGCACCGCGCGCACTGGCGCTGATCGGCCACCCGCACCCGCTGTTCGGCGGCACCATGGAAAACAAGGTGGTGGTGACCGTCGCGCGCGCACTGCGCGAACTGGGCTGCGTCACGCTGCGCTCGCAGTTCCGCGGCGTCGGTGCGACCGAAGGCACGCACGACGAGGGCCGCGGCGAGACCGACGACCAGCTGGCCGTGATCGAACACGGTCTGAATGCCTATGGCGACCTGCCGGTCATCGTCGCCGGTTTTTCCTTCGGCGCCTTCGTCGCCACCCGCGTCGCCGACCGGCTGGCCGAGAACGGTCGCCCGGTGGCCGGCATGGTGCTGGTCGGCCTGGCCGCTGGCAGCGTCGAGGGCATACGGCATTACGAGCCGGGCCCGGTGCGCGACGACGCGCTGGTGATCCACGGCGAGCGCGACCAGGTCGTGCCGCTGGCCAATGTGCTGGCCTGGGCGGCGCCGCAGAACCTGCCGGTCGCGGTGCTCGGCGACAGCGGCCACTTCTTCCACGGCAAGTTGCACGTGCTGCGCCTGCTGATAGAACGCTGGTGGCGGGCCACCGCCCCGGCCGGACAATGACCGACGTGCTGCTGGTGCTGACGACGCTGCCGGACGCGGCGACCGCGCAAGGCATCGCGCGCTCGCTGGTCGAGGCCGGACACGCCGCCTGTGTCAGCATCGGCGCGCCGGTCCGGTCCGTCTATACCTGGCAGGGCGCGATCGAGGAGGCGGTCGAGGTGCCGCTGGCGATCAAGACTACCGTCGCCGCCTACGACGCGCTCGAATCCGCGCTGCGTGCGCTGCATCCCTACGAACTGCCCGAAATCATTGCGCTGCCGGTGGACCGCGGTCTGCCGGCCTATCTGCAGTGGGTGGGCGACATGACGACGCATACGGAAAGCCGATGATCCGCACCCTCATTGCCGCGCTGGCCTGGCTGGCGCTGCTGGCCGTAGCACCCGTGCGCGCCGAACCCGAACTGCTGCCGCTGGAACAGGCTTTCCGCCTGTCGGCCCAGGTGGTGGACCGCAATACGGTCGAGGTGCGCTTCGACATCGCCGACGGCTACTACCTGTACCGCGACAAGCTGGGCTTCGCCGCCGAACAGGCGGCGCTCGGCACACCCGACATCCCGCCGGGCAAGATGAAGAAGGACGAAATCTTCGGCGACGTCGAAGTGCATCGCGGCCAGTTGCCGATCCGCCTGCCGCTGAGCGCCAGCGGCGAGACGGTGACGCTGAAGGTGGCGTCGCAAGGCTGCGCCGACGCCGGCGTGTGCTATCCGCCGAGCGAACAGACGGTGCTGCTCGACCCGGCACAGCCCGGCGTACGCGTGTGGCCGGCCGGCCTCGACGGCGACAGCGCAGGCGGCGGACTGCTCGACCGGCTGCGCGGCCGCGCCGCTGCAGCCACCTCGTCGCCGGCAACCGACACTCCGGCGGCGACCGACACGACGGCGACCGGCGCTTCGCAGCCGGACGACGGCTCCTTCGCCGCCGGCCTGCTGCGCGGCGGCAATCTGTGGCTGGTCGCCATCACCTTCTTCGGCTTCGGCCTGGCATTGAGCTTCACGCCCTGCGTGCTGCCCATGGTGCCCATCCTGTCCGGCATCATCGTCGGCCACGGTGCGCACATTTCGCGCGGCCGTGCGTTTGCGCTGTCGCTGGCCTACGTGCTGGGCATGGCGGTGACCTACGCCATCGCCGGGGTGGCGGCCGGACTGTCCGGCACGCTGCTGTCGGCGGCGCTGCAGAACGCCTGGGTGCTGGGCGGCTTCGCGCTGCTGTTCGTCGTGCTCGCGCTGTCGATGTTCGGCTTCTACGAACTGCAACTGCCGACCGCGCTGCAGTCGCGCCTGTCCGACACGGCCAACCACCGGCGTGGCTCCTACGGCGGCATCGTCGCGATGGGCGCGCTGTCGGCGCTCATCGTCGGTCCCTGCGTCGCCGCCCCGCTGGCCGGTGCGCTGCTCTACATCGCGCAGACCGGCGACGCCGCGCTCGGCGGTCTGGCGCTGTTCGCACTGGCGCTGGGCATGGGTGCGCCGCTGATCGCAGTCGGCGTCGCGTCGCGCTCGCTGCTGCCGCACACCGGTCCGTGGATGGAGGGCGTCAAACGCTTCTTCGGCGTGCTGCTGCTGGCGACCGCGATCTGGATTGCACAACCCGTGTTGCCGGCGCTGGTGGTGATGCTGGCCTGGGCGGCGCTGCTGATCGCCAGCAGCATCTATCTGCACGCGCTCGACCCGCTGCCGGCGCACGCCAAGGGTTTGCACAAGCTGTGGAAGGGCGTCGGCGTGATCGCGCTGCTGGCCGGCGCCAGCATCCTGATCGGCGCCGCGGCCGGCTCGCGCGACCCGCTGCAGCCGCTGTCGGTGCTGCGCGGCGGTGCGGCGGCGGCCGAGGCGAAACCGGTGTTCGAACCGGTGCGCAGCGTGGCCGAACTGGACGCCCGTCTCGGAACCGCCACGCGCCCGGTCATGCTCGACTTCTACGCCGACTGGTGCGTCAGCTGCAAGGAAATGGAACGCTTCACCTTCGCCGACCCCAAGGTGGCAACGCGCCTTGCCGGCTTCACGCTGCTGAAGGCCGATGTCACGGCGAACGACGCCGAACATCAGGCGTTGCTGAAACGTTTCGGCCTGTTCGGACCGCCGGGCATCCTGTTCTTCGGCCTCGACGGGCGCGAGATCGACAGCGCGCGCACCGTCGGTTTCGTGCCGGCCGACGCCTTCGCCGCGAGCCTTGATCGCGTAATCGCTGCCAGCAGCGCGCGCTGATCGCGTAAAATCGCGCATCTTTCCGCTGCGCACCCTTCCCCATGTTTTCCGGCATCGTGGCCGCCGTCGGCCGCATCACCCGCATTGATCCGCTCGAACAGGGCGTCCGCCTGACCGTCGATACCGCCGGTCTCGGCCTGGACGACGTCGCGCTCGGCGACTCGATCGCCCACAACGGCGTCTGTCTGACGGTGATCGGCATCGACGGCCGCAACGCGCAGTTCGACGTATCGAAGGAAACGCTGAACTGCACCGCCGGCCTCGACGCGCCGGGCGAGGTGAACCTGGAAAAGGCGTTGCGCCTGTCCGACCGGCTGGGTGGCCATCTGGTCAGCGGCCACGTCGACGGCGTCGGCTCGGTACGCAGCTTCGAACGCGTCGGCGAATCGCACGAGCTGGTCATCGTCGCGCCCAAGCCGCTGGCCCGCTACATCGCGCGCAAGGGCTCGATCACGGTACAGGGCGTCAGCCTCACCGTGAATCGCGTGGCCGACGTCGAGGATGGCTGCGAATTTTCGATCAACCTGATTCCGCACACGGTACAGGTCACCACGCTCGGCAGCCTGAAAGCAGGCAGCCGGGTCAATCTTGAAATCGACCTCATCGCCCGCTACGCGGAGCGCATGATGGCTGCAGAGGATAAGCAATGAGCGCACTGGCGCCGGTCAAGGACATCATCGCCGACATCAAGGCCGGCCGCATGGTCATCCTTGTTGACGAGGAAGATCGCGAAAACGAGGGCGACGTGGTGCTGGCCGCCGAATTCGTGACGCCCGAGGCGATCAATTTCATGGTGAAGCACTGCCGTGGCCTGGTCTGCCTGACGCTGACCGACGAGCGCTGCCGCCAGCTCGGGCTGGAGCAGATGGTGCGTCACAACCGCACGCCGCACGGCACCGCCTTCACCGCGTCGATCGAAGCGGCCACCGGCGTGACCACCGGCATTTCGGCGCACGACCGCGCGCGCACCATCCAGGTGGCGGTGGCGCGCAACGCGAAGCCCGACGACATCGTGATGCCCGGCCACATCTTTCCGCTGACCGCGCAGAAGGGCGGCGTGCTGATCCGTGCCGGTCATACCGAAGCCGGTTGCGACCTCGCCCAGCTGGCCGGC encodes:
- a CDS encoding SRPBCC family protein translates to MRFVSAFVMMLAASLAASFAHAHGPTRQKAFETITIKASPDAVWAKVSDFTQLQGWHPAVESSTATNGSNVGSVRTLKLKGGGELVETLESIDPAAKKFSYRAKDGGALPVTNYSSNITVKAGDGGTSVVEWRGAFYRKYMNNDPPKGEDDEAALTAVTGVYKSGLENLKKVMEK
- a CDS encoding YVTN family beta-propeller repeat protein, with amino-acid sequence MRRFAVLLALCAAATCASAGPLAYITNQGSHEVTVVDVDASTIIARLPAGKSPAGVWVSEAAGKAFVSAPDSATITVIDLASRAVVGEMKAGRSPVGITVTPDGRRVLVADWFSHRVLVFDAASHAALGEIAVGNAPAGLVASPDSRTAYVANRDDNAVGVLDLDAMKQTAVIAVGKHPFALELSADGRTLYALNVWSDDVSVVDLTQSRTVATLPVGKAPYGIAFSDDGARAYVTNQKGDSVSVIDTAERRVIATWPSVVYPEGVAVAGTKLLVVSWMDDLVGVYDARTGQSLGSIELGRNPRGFGRFMHKPAAAR
- the ilvA gene encoding threonine ammonia-lyase, biosynthetic, with the translated sequence MQTDYLERILNAQVYDVAVETPLDAAPNLSRRIGNTVLFKREDMQPVFSFKLRGAYNKIAQLSDEARARGVICASAGNHAQGVALSAAKVGCRAVIVMPTTTPRIKVDAVAARGGEVVLAGESYDEAYAHARKLEAEQGLTFVHPFDDPDVIAGQGTIGVEILRQHPKPIDAVFCCVGGGGLIAGVAAYIKRLRPNTRIIGVEASDADAMAQSLKAGKRIQLDSVGLFADGAAVKLVGEETFRLAQQYVDEMVLVDTDAICAAIKDVFEDTRSILEPAGALAVAGAKAWAARNNVKGKTLVAVASGANMNFDRLRFVAERAEIGESREAVLAVTLPERPGAYRELVSLFGRRNITELNYRYKDASEAHAFVGVQVSGRDEAAELVRHLDANGYPALDLTDDEMAKLHVRYMVGGRSPAVGHEQVFRFEFPERPGALMKFLDSMSRDWNISLFHYRNHGADYGRVLVGMQVPPGDAEALQRFLDTLGYSWREETANPAYKLFLG
- a CDS encoding YqaA family protein — encoded protein: MDFMPGAEASLAGLALASFLSATVLPGGSEAALLAVLATHPEQRDAALLLATAGNTAGGMVSYAMGRFIPRKELPGRLALVQKHGTTALLLSWVPLIGDALCIAAGWLRLPPLRSGVMMAIGKGARYLAIAGLMA
- a CDS encoding VanZ family protein, translating into MKTSHHATHLARHLALLWALLIAYASLHPLSDFREGGGDLLGFLSAPWPRYWTRFDVIANALGYLPLGFLLVPAASPWLRRVPALFVACLLATGLSIGLEVLQHYLPTRVPSNLDVASNALGAACGALLGARWGGMLGDGGALARWRARRIVRGHTGEFALVLLVLWWLAQIDPDTPLFGLGDLRWVFGLEAPVDFTARRYRAVEIGACICAMVSVGVIGWHSMRARSFWLLGSTFVVALAIKAGSGAVLVPAGGAWLWATPGALAGLAGGAIALRVALWLPVTLRFGAAALALLAGVALVNLAPDNPYPSAVSDAWRAGHFFNFSGLTRLASALWPYFALPYLMALQLRESRGRHAAHDHR
- a CDS encoding (2Fe-2S) ferredoxin domain-containing protein, producing MSHFKHHVFFCCNQRAEGEQCCAALGAAALRDYAKQRVKALGLSGEGKTRVNMAGCLDRCGEGPVMVIYPEAVWYTYVDREDIDEIIDEHLVHGRVVERLKV
- a CDS encoding alpha/beta hydrolase, whose protein sequence is MNTRIQSERTVIAGPVGGIEVLAERPDHAPRALALIGHPHPLFGGTMENKVVVTVARALRELGCVTLRSQFRGVGATEGTHDEGRGETDDQLAVIEHGLNAYGDLPVIVAGFSFGAFVATRVADRLAENGRPVAGMVLVGLAAGSVEGIRHYEPGPVRDDALVIHGERDQVVPLANVLAWAAPQNLPVAVLGDSGHFFHGKLHVLRLLIERWWRATAPAGQ
- the cutA gene encoding divalent-cation tolerance protein CutA, coding for MTDVLLVLTTLPDAATAQGIARSLVEAGHAACVSIGAPVRSVYTWQGAIEEAVEVPLAIKTTVAAYDALESALRALHPYELPEIIALPVDRGLPAYLQWVGDMTTHTESR
- the dsbD gene encoding protein-disulfide reductase DsbD, translating into MIRTLIAALAWLALLAVAPVRAEPELLPLEQAFRLSAQVVDRNTVEVRFDIADGYYLYRDKLGFAAEQAALGTPDIPPGKMKKDEIFGDVEVHRGQLPIRLPLSASGETVTLKVASQGCADAGVCYPPSEQTVLLDPAQPGVRVWPAGLDGDSAGGGLLDRLRGRAAAATSSPATDTPAATDTTATGASQPDDGSFAAGLLRGGNLWLVAITFFGFGLALSFTPCVLPMVPILSGIIVGHGAHISRGRAFALSLAYVLGMAVTYAIAGVAAGLSGTLLSAALQNAWVLGGFALLFVVLALSMFGFYELQLPTALQSRLSDTANHRRGSYGGIVAMGALSALIVGPCVAAPLAGALLYIAQTGDAALGGLALFALALGMGAPLIAVGVASRSLLPHTGPWMEGVKRFFGVLLLATAIWIAQPVLPALVVMLAWAALLIASSIYLHALDPLPAHAKGLHKLWKGVGVIALLAGASILIGAAAGSRDPLQPLSVLRGGAAAAEAKPVFEPVRSVAELDARLGTATRPVMLDFYADWCVSCKEMERFTFADPKVATRLAGFTLLKADVTANDAEHQALLKRFGLFGPPGILFFGLDGREIDSARTVGFVPADAFAASLDRVIAASSAR
- a CDS encoding riboflavin synthase, which encodes MFSGIVAAVGRITRIDPLEQGVRLTVDTAGLGLDDVALGDSIAHNGVCLTVIGIDGRNAQFDVSKETLNCTAGLDAPGEVNLEKALRLSDRLGGHLVSGHVDGVGSVRSFERVGESHELVIVAPKPLARYIARKGSITVQGVSLTVNRVADVEDGCEFSINLIPHTVQVTTLGSLKAGSRVNLEIDLIARYAERMMAAEDKQ